Proteins from a genomic interval of Xanthomonas sp. AM6:
- the rpoH gene encoding RNA polymerase sigma factor RpoH — protein MSQTIPATALVANNLPIPSPLGSLDAYIGAVHQIPVLTSEEERELAVRYRDQEDLDAARELVHSHLRFVVHVARGYNGYGLPLGDLIQEGNIGLMKAVKRFDPEMGVRLVSFAVHWIRAEMHEYILKNWRIVKVATTKAQRKLFFNLRKSKTRLGWMNAAEVTAVAKDLNVSEREVLEMESRLSGRDIGFDAPSDDDDDHAPPSPAAYLMAAEEDPSQAYERADSEDNQLQLLREGLAELDARSRDIIKRRWLDADSKITLQELADEYGVSAERIRQIEANALKKMKALFVA, from the coding sequence ATGAGCCAGACCATACCTGCCACCGCGCTGGTGGCCAACAACCTCCCGATCCCCAGTCCGCTCGGTTCGCTGGATGCCTACATCGGCGCCGTGCACCAGATCCCGGTGCTGACGTCCGAAGAGGAACGCGAACTGGCGGTGCGCTACCGCGACCAGGAAGACCTGGATGCGGCGCGCGAACTGGTCCATTCCCACCTGCGCTTCGTGGTCCACGTGGCCCGCGGCTACAACGGCTACGGCCTGCCGCTGGGCGACCTGATCCAGGAAGGCAACATCGGCCTGATGAAGGCGGTCAAGCGCTTCGACCCGGAAATGGGCGTGCGCCTGGTCAGCTTCGCGGTGCACTGGATCCGTGCCGAGATGCACGAGTACATCCTGAAGAACTGGCGCATCGTCAAGGTCGCCACGACCAAGGCGCAGCGCAAGCTGTTCTTCAACCTGCGCAAGTCCAAGACCCGCCTGGGCTGGATGAACGCGGCGGAAGTGACCGCGGTCGCCAAGGACCTGAACGTCTCCGAGCGCGAGGTGCTGGAGATGGAGTCGCGCCTGTCCGGCCGCGACATCGGCTTCGACGCGCCGTCCGACGACGACGACGACCATGCGCCGCCGTCGCCGGCCGCCTACCTGATGGCCGCCGAGGAAGATCCCTCGCAGGCCTACGAGCGCGCCGACAGCGAGGACAACCAGCTGCAGCTGCTGCGCGAAGGCCTGGCCGAGCTGGATGCGCGTTCGCGCGACATCATCAAGCGCCGCTGGCTGGACGCGGACAGCAAGATCACGCTGCAGGAGCTGGCCGACGAGTACGGCGTGTCGGCCGAGCGCATCCGCCAGATCGAGGCGAACGCGCTGAAGAAGATGAAGGCGCTGTTCGTGGCGTGA
- a CDS encoding trimeric intracellular cation channel family protein, giving the protein MATFLFLLDLLGTFVFAISGATVGVRHRLDLFGVLVLSCAAAVSGGIARDVLIGATPPAALGDARYLGVACLAGLLTFYSHNTVERLRNPVQIFDALGLALFAVYGTSKALAFGLGPLSATLLGMLSGIGGGIVRDLLVARTPVVLQAELYAVAALLGGGVVAAAHALQLPQPWGLAVGATLCFGLRFMAIRYGWHLPVARPPEP; this is encoded by the coding sequence TTGGCGACCTTCCTGTTCCTGCTCGACCTGCTCGGCACCTTCGTGTTCGCGATCAGCGGCGCCACCGTCGGCGTGCGCCACCGCCTGGACCTGTTCGGCGTGCTGGTGCTGTCGTGCGCGGCCGCGGTGTCCGGCGGCATCGCCCGCGACGTGCTGATCGGCGCCACCCCGCCGGCCGCGCTCGGCGACGCGCGCTACCTCGGCGTGGCCTGCCTGGCCGGGCTGCTGACCTTCTACAGCCACAACACGGTCGAACGCCTGCGCAACCCGGTGCAGATCTTCGACGCGCTCGGCCTGGCGCTGTTCGCGGTGTACGGCACCAGCAAGGCGCTGGCGTTCGGCCTGGGCCCGCTCAGCGCGACCCTGCTCGGCATGCTCAGCGGCATCGGCGGCGGCATCGTCCGCGACCTGCTGGTGGCGCGCACGCCGGTGGTGCTGCAGGCCGAGCTGTACGCGGTGGCCGCGCTGCTCGGCGGCGGCGTGGTCGCCGCGGCGCACGCGCTGCAGTTGCCGCAGCCATGGGGATTGGCGGTCGGCGCCACGCTGTGCTTCGGCCTGCGCTTCATGGCGATCCGCTACGGCTGGCACCTGCCGGTGGCGCGCCCGCCGGAGCCGTGA
- a CDS encoding NAD(P)/FAD-dependent oxidoreductase, translated as MADAPVPHLIVVGGGFAGLWATRALARAPLRITLIDRRNHHLFQPLLYQVATAGLSSPDIAAPLRQILRRQDNVEVRLGEVVRLDKQARQVQLAGGETLDYDYLLVATGATHAYFGHDEWARHAPGLKTLDDALHLRRHLLLAFERAEAETDPAARAAWLSFAIVGGGPTGVELAGTLAEIARHTLKHEFRHIDPALAKVRLIEAGPRVLASFPERLSAKAQRQLEKLGVEVLTGVPVADIDASGYRLGSTFVPARTVVWAAGVAASPLARTLEVPLDRSGRVQVQPDLSIPGHPEVFVAGDLAALQQADGKPVPGVAPAAKQMGRHVAENLLRRLRGERGDAPFRYADYGNLATIGRMAAIVHLGRLQLSGLLAWWFWLAAHVFFLIGFRNRLVVLLNWAWAYWSYQRAARIILGDDERDPAPPAPTAPPQPPQPPPAA; from the coding sequence ATGGCTGACGCCCCCGTGCCGCACCTGATCGTGGTCGGCGGCGGTTTCGCCGGGCTGTGGGCCACCCGCGCGCTGGCCAGGGCGCCGCTGCGCATCACCCTGATCGACCGCCGCAACCACCACCTGTTCCAGCCGCTGCTGTACCAGGTCGCCACCGCCGGGCTGTCCTCGCCGGACATCGCCGCGCCGCTGCGGCAGATCCTGCGCAGGCAGGACAACGTGGAAGTGCGCCTGGGCGAGGTCGTGCGTCTGGACAAGCAGGCGCGGCAGGTGCAGCTGGCCGGCGGCGAGACGCTCGACTACGACTACCTGCTGGTCGCCACCGGCGCCACCCATGCCTACTTCGGCCACGACGAATGGGCCAGGCACGCGCCCGGCCTGAAGACCCTGGACGATGCGCTGCACCTGCGCCGCCACCTGCTGCTGGCGTTCGAGCGCGCCGAGGCCGAGACCGACCCCGCCGCGCGCGCGGCCTGGCTCAGCTTCGCCATCGTCGGCGGCGGCCCGACCGGGGTGGAACTGGCCGGCACCCTGGCCGAGATCGCACGGCACACGCTCAAGCACGAATTCCGCCACATCGACCCGGCGCTGGCCAAGGTGCGGCTGATCGAAGCCGGCCCGCGGGTGCTGGCCTCGTTCCCGGAGCGGCTGTCGGCCAAGGCGCAACGGCAATTGGAAAAGCTCGGCGTGGAAGTGCTGACCGGAGTGCCGGTCGCCGACATCGACGCCAGCGGCTATCGGCTGGGCAGCACCTTCGTGCCCGCGCGCACCGTGGTGTGGGCCGCCGGCGTGGCCGCCTCGCCGCTGGCGCGGACCCTGGAGGTGCCGCTGGACCGCAGCGGCCGCGTGCAGGTGCAGCCGGACCTGAGCATCCCCGGGCATCCGGAGGTGTTCGTCGCCGGCGACCTGGCCGCCCTGCAGCAGGCCGACGGCAAGCCGGTGCCCGGGGTGGCGCCGGCGGCCAAGCAGATGGGCCGGCACGTCGCCGAAAATCTGCTGCGACGGCTGCGCGGCGAGCGCGGCGACGCGCCGTTCCGCTATGCCGACTACGGCAACCTGGCCACCATCGGGCGCATGGCCGCGATCGTGCACCTGGGCCGCCTGCAACTGTCGGGCCTGCTGGCCTGGTGGTTCTGGCTGGCCGCGCACGTGTTCTTCCTGATCGGCTTCCGCAACCGCCTGGTGGTGCTGCTCAACTGGGCCTGGGCGTACTGGAGCTACCAGCGCGCGGCGCGGATCATCCTCGGCGACGACGAACGCGATCCGGCACCACCTGCGCCGACCGCGCCGCCGCAGCCGCCGCAGCCGCCGCCGGCCGCGTGA
- a CDS encoding VanW family protein has protein sequence MPSRLGALLFAAKARVLQLRRALRDLRGGPRRHRRDAGLPIAEQAVSESVTALWPDTEETSPSLVAGKIHNLRLAARLLHGVEVPAGATFSFWRQLGRATRRRGFAAGRELREGCLVPSIGGGLCQLSNAIYDAALRQGLEIVERHRHTQVIAGSLAERDRDAVVFWNYVDLRLRAASAWRLDVWLDGEALHVRIVGGAPAAAALPLSPLRRMPAATATNDCTRCGREQCHRHVPASAAHGLRRTWLVDEDWPEFAEDRRRRMQPGDRVLALRRRSLAAVHAALLQRWWLRRGLPLPQVRQRAQRIRLRALQRRLGAQDVDLVVPQSLLPGLWLAGELQGRRWDACMTALPMHLLQARLDAAAQRHPDSATLRDFRADPQLVEAERAALAQARHWITPHRELLALAGGRGIALAWRRPPSATVAPSSGDGGTAQILLAASALARKGAFELREALRGLPVQLLLPPGAQETPRFWSGYDVRRVATMADGVQAAAVVVLPAWIEQQPRGLLLALALGKPVIATAACGLGTDDGTWQCVDAGDSAALRARLLQVLAARS, from the coding sequence GTGCCGTCGCGGTTGGGCGCGCTGCTGTTCGCGGCGAAGGCGCGGGTGCTGCAACTGCGCCGCGCGCTGCGCGACCTGCGCGGCGGGCCGCGCAGGCACCGCCGCGACGCGGGGTTGCCGATCGCCGAGCAGGCGGTTTCCGAATCGGTCACCGCGCTATGGCCCGACACGGAGGAGACCTCGCCGTCGCTGGTCGCCGGCAAGATCCACAACCTGCGCCTGGCCGCGCGCCTGCTGCACGGGGTCGAAGTGCCGGCCGGCGCGACTTTCAGCTTCTGGCGGCAACTGGGCCGGGCCACGCGCCGGCGCGGCTTCGCCGCCGGGCGCGAACTGCGCGAAGGCTGCCTGGTGCCGTCGATCGGCGGCGGCCTGTGCCAGCTGTCCAACGCGATCTACGACGCGGCGCTGCGCCAGGGCCTGGAGATCGTCGAGCGGCACCGGCATACGCAGGTGATCGCCGGTTCGCTGGCCGAGCGCGATCGCGATGCGGTGGTGTTCTGGAACTACGTCGACCTGCGCCTGCGCGCGGCGTCGGCGTGGCGCCTGGACGTGTGGCTGGATGGCGAGGCCCTGCACGTGCGCATCGTCGGCGGCGCGCCGGCCGCCGCGGCGCTGCCGCTGTCGCCGCTGCGGCGCATGCCGGCCGCGACCGCGACCAACGACTGCACGCGCTGCGGCCGGGAGCAGTGCCATCGGCATGTGCCGGCGTCCGCGGCGCACGGCCTGCGCCGCACCTGGCTGGTGGACGAGGACTGGCCGGAATTCGCCGAGGACCGGCGGCGGCGCATGCAGCCGGGCGATCGGGTGCTGGCGCTGCGCCGGCGCAGCCTCGCCGCGGTGCATGCGGCCTTGCTGCAACGCTGGTGGCTGCGGCGCGGGCTGCCGTTGCCGCAGGTGCGGCAGCGCGCGCAGCGCATCCGCCTGCGCGCGCTGCAGCGCCGGCTCGGCGCGCAGGATGTCGACCTGGTGGTGCCGCAGAGCCTGTTGCCGGGCCTGTGGCTGGCCGGCGAACTGCAGGGCCGGCGCTGGGACGCGTGCATGACCGCCTTGCCGATGCACCTGCTGCAGGCGCGCCTGGACGCGGCCGCGCAGCGGCATCCCGACAGCGCCACGCTGCGCGATTTCCGCGCCGACCCGCAGCTGGTCGAGGCCGAGCGCGCGGCCCTGGCGCAGGCACGGCACTGGATCACGCCGCATCGCGAGCTGCTGGCGTTGGCGGGTGGACGCGGCATCGCGCTGGCGTGGCGGCGGCCGCCGTCGGCGACGGTTGCGCCTTCCAGCGGCGATGGCGGTACGGCGCAGATCCTGCTGGCGGCCTCGGCGCTGGCGCGCAAGGGCGCGTTCGAACTGCGCGAGGCATTGCGCGGCCTGCCGGTGCAATTGCTGTTGCCGCCCGGCGCGCAGGAGACGCCGCGGTTCTGGAGCGGCTACGACGTGCGCCGGGTCGCGACGATGGCCGACGGCGTGCAGGCGGCCGCGGTGGTGGTGCTGCCGGCCTGGATCGAACAACAGCCGCGCGGCCTGCTGCTGGCGTTGGCGCTGGGCAAGCCGGTGATCGCCACCGCCGCCTGCGGCCTGGGCACGGACGACGGCACGTGGCAGTGCGTGGACGCCGGCGACAGCGCCGCGCTGCGCGCGCGGCTGCTGCAGGTGCTGGCCGCGCGCAGTTGA
- a CDS encoding primosomal protein N' — protein sequence MPSPATTLRVALPLPLPQLFDYLPPPGSAAATGDVGRRLRVPFGNRELSGVVAGLGQVEDGDGLRAALAWLDPVPLLHGELADSLHWLARYSHAPLGEVLATALPVTLRRGEALPDTHAWAWRLTEAGASHRARPGTRPHRFAALLADGPLDEDRLDQAMDDWRSAARSLGKRGFTERIAVPASAAAPQPQPGPIPNAEQQAAIDAVVAAPGFAPFLLDGVTGSGKTEVYLQAIAACLARGRQALVLVPEIGLTPQTLARFRARLGVPVHALHSGLNDNERARVWAAAWRGEARVLVGTRSAVFVPLPQAGLIVVDEEHDGSYKQQDGIRYHARDFALVRGKALDVPVLLGSATPSLESLHNAAGGRYAHLRLTRRAGDARPPTVRVLDVRKRPLQDGLSPEVLAGIGSALADGGQVLVFKNRRGYAPVLLCHDCGWTAPCQRCSTPLHATPMTVHAGGRRLQCHHCGARQPAPLACPDCGSLALQPQGIGTERLEERLLQAFPDVPVLRIDRGTTQRRDALETQLATLGTQPGILVGTQILAKGHDLPQLTRVVVVGIDEGLFSADFRASEKLAQQLIQVAGRAGRAARPGEVWLQTHHPGHPLLETLVHGGYHAFAEAELAQREAAGFPPFAHLALLRAEAKQVEHANAFLAAVRALLPEQAQVQRFGPMPAPMPRRAGFQRTQLLLSAPTRRALHAVLDAAMPAIYALPQARRVRWSLDVDPQDLY from the coding sequence ATGCCGTCCCCTGCCACCACCCTCCGCGTCGCCCTGCCGCTGCCGTTGCCGCAGCTGTTCGACTACCTGCCCCCGCCCGGCAGCGCCGCCGCCACCGGCGACGTCGGCCGCCGGCTGCGGGTACCGTTCGGCAACCGCGAGCTGAGCGGGGTGGTCGCCGGACTCGGCCAGGTCGAGGACGGCGACGGCCTGCGCGCGGCGCTGGCCTGGCTGGACCCGGTGCCGCTGCTGCACGGCGAACTGGCCGACTCGCTGCACTGGCTGGCGCGCTACAGCCACGCCCCGCTGGGCGAGGTCCTGGCGACCGCGCTGCCGGTGACCCTGCGCCGCGGCGAGGCGCTGCCCGACACCCACGCCTGGGCCTGGCGCCTGACCGAGGCCGGCGCCAGCCATCGCGCCCGCCCCGGCACCCGTCCGCACCGCTTCGCCGCCCTGCTGGCGGACGGCCCGCTGGACGAGGACCGGCTCGACCAGGCGATGGACGACTGGCGCAGCGCCGCGCGCAGCCTGGGCAAGCGCGGCTTCACCGAACGCATCGCGGTGCCGGCCAGCGCCGCGGCGCCGCAGCCGCAGCCCGGCCCCATCCCGAACGCGGAACAGCAGGCGGCGATCGACGCGGTGGTCGCCGCACCCGGCTTCGCCCCGTTCCTGCTCGACGGGGTCACCGGCAGCGGCAAGACCGAGGTCTACCTGCAGGCCATCGCCGCCTGCCTGGCGCGCGGCCGCCAGGCGCTGGTGCTGGTGCCGGAGATCGGCCTGACCCCGCAGACCCTGGCGCGGTTCCGCGCGCGCCTGGGCGTGCCGGTGCACGCGCTGCATTCCGGGCTCAACGACAACGAGCGCGCGCGGGTCTGGGCCGCGGCCTGGCGCGGCGAGGCGCGGGTGCTGGTCGGCACCCGCTCGGCGGTGTTCGTGCCGCTGCCGCAGGCCGGGCTGATCGTGGTCGACGAGGAGCACGACGGCAGCTACAAGCAGCAGGACGGGATCCGCTACCACGCCCGCGACTTCGCCCTGGTGCGCGGCAAGGCGCTGGACGTGCCGGTGCTGCTGGGCAGCGCCACGCCGTCGCTGGAAAGCCTGCACAACGCCGCCGGCGGCCGCTACGCGCACCTGCGCCTGACCCGTCGCGCCGGCGACGCGCGGCCGCCCACCGTGCGTGTGCTCGACGTGCGCAAGCGCCCGCTGCAGGACGGCCTGTCGCCGGAGGTGCTGGCCGGCATCGGCAGCGCGCTGGCCGACGGTGGCCAGGTGCTGGTGTTCAAGAACCGCCGCGGCTATGCGCCGGTGCTGCTCTGCCACGACTGCGGCTGGACCGCGCCATGCCAGCGCTGCAGCACCCCGCTGCACGCCACGCCGATGACCGTGCATGCCGGCGGCCGCCGCCTGCAATGCCACCACTGCGGCGCGCGCCAGCCGGCGCCGCTGGCCTGCCCGGACTGCGGCAGCCTGGCGCTGCAACCGCAGGGCATCGGCACCGAGCGCCTGGAAGAACGCCTGCTGCAGGCCTTCCCCGACGTGCCGGTGCTGCGCATCGACCGCGGCACCACCCAGCGCCGCGACGCGCTGGAGACGCAACTGGCCACGCTCGGCACGCAGCCGGGAATCCTGGTCGGCACGCAGATCCTGGCCAAGGGCCACGACCTGCCGCAGCTGACCCGGGTGGTGGTGGTCGGCATCGACGAAGGCCTGTTCTCGGCCGACTTCCGCGCCAGCGAGAAACTGGCGCAGCAGCTGATCCAGGTCGCCGGGCGCGCCGGCCGCGCCGCGCGCCCGGGCGAGGTCTGGCTGCAGACCCACCACCCCGGCCACCCGCTGCTGGAGACCCTGGTGCACGGCGGCTACCACGCCTTCGCCGAGGCCGAGCTGGCGCAGCGCGAGGCCGCCGGCTTCCCGCCGTTCGCGCACCTGGCGCTGCTGCGCGCCGAGGCCAAGCAGGTCGAACACGCCAATGCCTTCCTCGCGGCGGTGCGCGCGCTGCTGCCGGAGCAGGCGCAGGTGCAGCGCTTCGGGCCGATGCCGGCGCCGATGCCGCGCCGCGCCGGCTTCCAGCGCACCCAGTTGCTGCTGTCGGCGCCGACCCGGCGCGCGCTGCACGCGGTGCTGGACGCGGCGATGCCGGCGATCTACGCGCTGCCGCAGGCGCGGCGCGTGCGCTGGTCGCTGGATGTGGATCCGCAGGACCTGTACTGA
- a CDS encoding MATE family efflux transporter translates to MSSSSTPASVRGRELRSTAQLALPLVLGHISAGLISFVDNVIAGHHGTRTLASVTVGTALLWLPMMIPIGTLIALTASVSQLDGGKRHAQIGPMFRQALWLSLGLGVLMFAFLSVTPMALPQMGIAAEIVPGARDFLHAIRWGVPAMVLYFCMRYLSEGMHWTLPTMLLGFGGLLVLAPLGYVLTFGLFGLRERGAGGLGMASAIMMWLQALCFAIYLARSKRFAPLRLFATFEAPDLRAIGGLLKTGLPIGITILMEGGLFIVTALLIARLGEVPAAAHQIAINVAQLCFMVPMGVAEATTVRVGRAAGGGDTAGVRGAAWAGYTIVLGTQALSALVLLFGHDAIVGVYTRDIAVAGLASTLLLYAAAFQFPDGVQVLSAGALRGLKDTRVPMLLALCSYWGLGMPLGAGLGLWLGWGPQGMWIGLILGLSAAAVMMAARFRLSSGRLLAAAAP, encoded by the coding sequence ATGTCTTCGTCCTCCACCCCGGCCTCGGTCCGGGGCCGCGAACTGCGCAGCACCGCGCAGCTCGCCCTGCCGCTGGTCCTGGGGCACATCTCCGCCGGCCTGATCAGCTTCGTCGACAACGTGATCGCCGGGCACCACGGCACCCGCACGCTGGCCTCGGTGACGGTCGGCACCGCGCTGCTGTGGCTGCCGATGATGATCCCGATCGGCACCCTGATCGCGCTGACCGCCTCGGTCTCGCAGCTCGACGGCGGCAAGCGCCATGCGCAGATCGGGCCGATGTTCCGCCAGGCGCTGTGGCTGTCGCTGGGCCTGGGCGTGCTGATGTTCGCGTTCCTGAGCGTGACCCCGATGGCGCTGCCGCAGATGGGCATCGCCGCGGAGATCGTGCCCGGCGCGCGCGATTTCCTGCACGCGATCCGCTGGGGCGTGCCGGCGATGGTGCTGTACTTCTGCATGCGCTATCTGAGCGAGGGCATGCACTGGACGCTGCCGACCATGCTGCTCGGCTTCGGCGGGCTGCTGGTGCTGGCGCCGCTGGGCTACGTGCTGACCTTCGGCCTGTTCGGGCTGCGCGAGCGTGGCGCCGGCGGGCTGGGCATGGCCTCGGCGATCATGATGTGGCTGCAGGCGCTGTGCTTCGCCATCTACCTGGCGCGCTCCAAGCGTTTCGCGCCGCTGCGCCTGTTCGCGACCTTCGAGGCGCCGGACCTGCGCGCCATCGGCGGGCTGCTGAAGACCGGGTTGCCGATCGGCATCACCATCCTGATGGAGGGCGGGCTGTTCATCGTCACCGCGCTGCTGATCGCGCGGCTCGGCGAAGTGCCGGCGGCCGCGCACCAGATCGCGATCAACGTGGCGCAGCTGTGCTTCATGGTGCCGATGGGCGTGGCCGAGGCGACCACGGTGCGGGTCGGGCGCGCCGCCGGCGGCGGCGACACGGCAGGCGTGCGCGGCGCGGCCTGGGCCGGCTATACGATCGTGCTCGGCACCCAGGCGCTGTCGGCGCTGGTGCTGCTGTTCGGCCACGACGCCATCGTCGGCGTCTACACCCGCGACATCGCGGTGGCCGGGCTGGCCTCCACGCTGCTGCTGTACGCGGCCGCGTTCCAGTTCCCCGACGGGGTGCAGGTGCTGTCGGCCGGCGCGCTGCGCGGGCTCAAGGACACCCGCGTGCCGATGCTGCTGGCGCTGTGCTCCTACTGGGGCCTGGGCATGCCGCTGGGCGCCGGCCTGGGCCTGTGGCTGGGCTGGGGGCCGCAGGGCATGTGGATCGGGCTGATCCTGGGCCTGAGCGCGGCGGCAGTGATGATGGCCGCGCGCTTCCGGCTCAGCAGCGGGCGCCTGCTCGCCGCCGCGGCACCCTGA
- the sppA gene encoding signal peptide peptidase SppA: MNQPVRRSPIANFFVGLWDVMNFTRRLILNLVFFGFLLLVLLVIVFAMARGDGGKALHDRTTLLIAPEGTVVEQFSADPVSRALTKAMGDKGAEEIQLRDLLRALEAAKTDPKIERVALRLDKLQPGGFASVREVAAALQDLRASGKQVVAYSDSLSQWQYLLAAQANEVYLDPMGSVVLEGLGRYRQYFREGLQDKLGVDVHLFKVGEYKSAAEPYVLDAASPASKEADLFWMNDVWQRYLADIAKARKLTPEQIAAGIDTMPEGIAAAGGDMAKFALQQKLVDGLKTREEVEQLLTKRGVADDDADTGFRNVGLDGYLQQLDLRRSPVDSRPQVAVVVAAGEISGGEQPAGRIGGESTAALLREARDDEAVKAVVLRVDSPGGEVFASEQIRREVVALKAAGKPVVVSMGDLAASGGYWISMNADRIYADPSTITGSIGIFGMIPNLARSLDKIGVHTDGVGTTRFAGAFDVTRPMDPAVGQVIQSVINKGYADFTGRVAQARNKPVEAIDQVARGRVWSGAQAKERGLVDAFGGFKDAVADAAARAKLGERDKYRVRYIEKAATPFAQFVSGFAGSRMGAWMLGDSALAHAVLARHMPELDTQLRFVQDATDKRDGAPVKALAYCFCGL, from the coding sequence ATGAACCAACCCGTGCGTCGCAGCCCCATCGCCAACTTCTTCGTTGGCCTATGGGATGTGATGAACTTCACTCGCCGGCTGATCCTGAACCTGGTGTTCTTCGGCTTTCTGCTGCTGGTCCTGCTGGTGATCGTGTTCGCGATGGCGCGCGGCGACGGCGGCAAGGCGCTGCACGACCGCACCACGCTGTTGATCGCGCCGGAAGGCACCGTGGTCGAGCAGTTCAGCGCCGATCCGGTCAGCCGCGCGCTGACCAAGGCGATGGGCGACAAGGGCGCCGAGGAGATCCAGCTGCGCGACCTGCTGCGCGCGCTGGAAGCGGCCAAGACCGACCCGAAGATCGAACGCGTCGCGCTGCGCCTGGACAAGCTGCAGCCGGGCGGCTTCGCCTCGGTGCGCGAAGTGGCCGCGGCGCTGCAGGACCTGCGCGCCTCCGGCAAGCAGGTCGTGGCCTACAGCGACAGCCTGAGCCAGTGGCAGTACCTGCTGGCGGCGCAGGCCAACGAGGTCTACCTGGACCCGATGGGCTCGGTGGTGCTGGAAGGCCTGGGCCGCTACCGCCAGTACTTCCGCGAAGGCCTGCAGGACAAGCTCGGCGTGGACGTGCACCTGTTCAAGGTCGGCGAGTACAAGTCCGCGGCCGAGCCGTACGTGCTCGATGCGGCGTCGCCGGCATCCAAGGAAGCCGACCTGTTCTGGATGAACGACGTGTGGCAGCGCTACCTGGCCGACATCGCCAAGGCGCGCAAGCTGACGCCCGAGCAGATCGCCGCGGGCATCGACACGATGCCCGAGGGCATCGCCGCGGCCGGCGGCGACATGGCCAAGTTCGCGCTGCAGCAGAAGCTGGTGGACGGCCTGAAGACCCGCGAGGAGGTCGAGCAGCTGCTGACCAAGCGCGGCGTCGCCGACGACGATGCCGACACCGGCTTCCGCAACGTCGGCCTGGACGGCTACCTGCAGCAGCTGGACCTGCGCCGTTCGCCGGTGGATTCGCGGCCGCAGGTGGCGGTGGTGGTGGCGGCGGGCGAGATCAGCGGCGGCGAGCAGCCGGCCGGGCGCATCGGCGGCGAGTCGACCGCGGCGCTGCTGCGCGAAGCGCGCGACGACGAGGCGGTCAAGGCGGTGGTGCTGCGGGTGGATTCGCCGGGCGGCGAAGTGTTCGCCTCCGAGCAGATCCGCCGCGAGGTGGTGGCGCTGAAGGCGGCCGGCAAGCCGGTGGTGGTGTCGATGGGCGACCTGGCCGCGTCCGGCGGCTACTGGATCAGCATGAACGCCGACCGCATCTACGCCGACCCGTCGACGATCACCGGTTCGATCGGCATCTTCGGCATGATCCCCAACCTGGCCCGCAGCCTGGACAAGATCGGCGTGCATACCGACGGCGTCGGCACCACCCGCTTCGCCGGCGCGTTCGACGTCACCCGGCCGATGGACCCGGCGGTGGGGCAGGTGATCCAGTCGGTGATCAACAAGGGCTACGCCGATTTCACCGGCAGGGTCGCGCAGGCGCGCAACAAGCCGGTCGAGGCGATCGACCAGGTCGCGCGCGGCCGCGTGTGGAGCGGCGCGCAGGCCAAGGAACGCGGCCTGGTGGATGCGTTCGGCGGCTTCAAGGACGCGGTGGCCGATGCCGCCGCGCGGGCCAAGCTGGGCGAGCGCGACAAGTACCGCGTGCGCTACATCGAGAAGGCGGCCACGCCGTTCGCGCAGTTCGTCAGCGGCTTCGCCGGCAGCCGCATGGGTGCCTGGATGCTGGGCGATTCGGCGCTGGCGCACGCGGTGCTGGCGCGGCACATGCCGGAGCTGGATACCCAGCTGCGCTTCGTGCAGGACGCGACCGACAAGCGCGACGGCGCACCGGTCAAGGCGCTGGCCTACTGCTTCTGCGGCCTGTGA
- a CDS encoding SDR family oxidoreductase has product MQQRWRLDGQTALITGASAGIGLAIARELAGFGAELMLVARDIDALEAARDELADAYPQRRILALAADVADDEDRREILDWVEDHADGLHLLVNNAGGNLSKAAVDYTEDEWRGIFETNLFSAFELSRYAHPLLAQHAAAAIVNVGSVSGLTHVRSGAPYGMTKAALHQLTRNLAAEWAEDGIRVNAVAPWYIRTRRTSGPLSDPDYYEQVIERTPMRRIGEPEEVAAAVGFLCLPAASYITGECIAVDGGFLRYGF; this is encoded by the coding sequence ATGCAGCAACGTTGGCGGCTGGACGGACAGACCGCACTGATCACCGGCGCCAGCGCCGGCATCGGCCTGGCGATCGCGCGCGAACTGGCCGGCTTCGGCGCCGAGCTGATGCTGGTGGCGCGCGACATCGACGCGCTGGAGGCGGCGCGCGACGAACTGGCCGACGCCTATCCGCAGCGCCGCATCCTGGCGCTGGCCGCCGACGTGGCCGACGACGAGGACCGGCGCGAGATCCTGGACTGGGTCGAGGACCATGCCGACGGCCTGCACCTGCTGGTCAACAACGCCGGCGGCAACTTGAGCAAGGCCGCGGTGGACTACACCGAGGACGAGTGGCGCGGCATCTTCGAGACCAACCTGTTCTCCGCGTTCGAGCTGTCGCGCTACGCGCATCCGCTGCTGGCGCAGCATGCGGCCGCGGCGATCGTCAACGTCGGCAGCGTGTCCGGGCTGACCCACGTGCGCAGCGGCGCGCCGTACGGCATGACCAAGGCCGCGCTGCACCAGCTGACCCGCAACCTGGCCGCCGAATGGGCCGAGGACGGGATCCGGGTCAACGCGGTGGCGCCGTGGTACATCCGCACGCGGCGCACGTCCGGGCCGCTGTCCGATCCGGACTACTACGAGCAGGTGATCGAGCGCACGCCGATGCGCCGCATCGGCGAACCGGAGGAAGTGGCTGCCGCGGTCGGCTTCCTGTGCCTGCCGGCGGCCAGCTACATCACCGGCGAATGCATCGCGGTGGACGGCGGGTTCCTGCGTTATGGGTTCTAG